Within the Rosa rugosa chromosome 2, drRosRugo1.1, whole genome shotgun sequence genome, the region CCTGTACGTATACCACCGTACACAACATAATGAAATTCTCGAAATCACGGATCTCCACATCTTCCTCATTCTTGAAATGAACTGCTTGGTTATGGGTCACAAATGTGTTATTTAACACGTGCAATAAATCAGTATTATGATGTTTCCTTTGGCCTTCTAAACTAAATGGGATCTGTGACCTATGTTTTCTATAGTCTTCCTATCAGCCTTATGAAAAATCCAGAAAAAGACTATATTAAATCCATGAGGCCGGTCCAGTTAGGAACCCAGCACACGAATCCCACCTTAAATATTGACAATTATGCACTAAGAAATTGGAATATCTGATGAACATGCCAATTATACTAATTTAGGCATCAGACGGAGAACGATGTGTTGCTGTTTCTTTGAGAATGATGTATTTGGTGAATTTCCTAAGCTTTTCTGGAATATGAAAATGACTCATCCTTGTCTTTCTTGTTGTTAGTATTGTTTTTTCAACTCTTATCTCTTTGCAACGTATCTATTTGTTTTACCAGACATTATTATCCAAGTAACTTCCAAAGTGAAGAGGGGAAACAAAACTGAAACTCATTTTTTTCAAACTAGCTTTATCCTAGCAGTTGAGCTCAATAATATTCGGATAAACTCAAAATACTAACCTAGTCCTTGTGATGAATTGAGCAACTCAACTGATTAATTTGATGAGAATCATAAATACATTTTCATAGCTAAATTCTAGAGTCATTGACCTCAAATGACCATATATAATTGTTGCATAACTAGACGTAGGGTGGTGTAATTCAATTCACATTGATTAAGGCTTGTATTTGACTTTTAAAGGGCAAATACGAGTTCTAATTCATGAATGacaaatatttttgatttttcaatCTTAATTTTGCAGATCAGATACTCACTTGATCCAAATCGGTCAAACTATTAGCAATTTTTGAGATTGTAGATTCTTTGTAATCATCTATTTTCTATTGtttatttttctgcacagaCATTGTCATTAAGAAATATACGGaaggaaaaaggaaattaaaagtGTAATAATTACCAAGATTTTGGATCTGGCTTTTGCTGTAGTGTATTGTAAAATGCATATGGTTTAAGTTTCTCTAATTGGAGTGACTGCTTGCCAACTATGATTAACTTAATAAGGCTATGATAGTAACGCCGGATATTATAAATAAAAGATAGGGACCTAGTTTCATGGAAAGTTCATACCTCTTGCAATAATCGAAATCAGTTTAGCAAATTACGCAGGAAAATTCAAACCCACAGCAGCAGTCCTTGCAAAGAAGCCAAAACTAATTTGGAGCTTTTTATCTGAGGATTGCACAGATGTATATATAAGTAACAGGTGGTAAAGAGCTTTCTTGTGCCTTTAGTTAGACTACCAAGAAGCTATAGAGTATCGTGTGTGCATCAATAAAAACAATCTGTTCTCTGTTTTGCACTTTCTTCTCTCTATCTTTTAGTGAACCAGGAATTAATTCATGGCTTTGGAAGTGGCGTTTGGAGCTGTTCTTACTGTTCTGGTTGATAGACTTGCTTCCCGCCGCGTTGTTGCCTTTATCCGTGGAAAGAAAGTCAATAATGTCGGGTTGATCAGGAAGTTGAAACAGATGTTACTTTCAGCTAATGCAGGGCTAGGTGATGCTGAAGAGAAGCAGACCAGAAACAAAGCGGTGAGGGCATGGCTTGGTGAGCTTAAAGATGCTCTTAATGAAGCAGACAGCTTGCTCAATGAGATAGGCTCCGAAGCTCTGCGACGGATGCTGGAAGAAGCTGAATTTGGAAGCAGAAGCACAAGTGAGGTACAAAACTTGATCGATTCTAGTGATGAATTTGACGAAAGTCTTAAGCCCAAGATACTTGATATTCTTGATAACTTAGAGTACATTGTAGATGAAAAGAAAGTGCTTGGTTTGAGAGATGAGTTAACATTTGGTCTAGAAGAAAGCTTACCCACAACATCTTTGCAAGAGGACTCTGGTGTGTTGTATGGAAGGGACGAAGACAAGGAGATCATTGTGAAGTTACTATTATCAGACGATGCGTCGACATCCACCTCAAATCGTGTAAGGGTGATTCCAATTCTGGGCAGGACTGGGATTGGGAAGACAGAGCTTGCTCGGTCTGTAAACAATGATATTAGAGTGAAGAACCATTTTGACCTCCAAGCATGGATTTGGGTTTCAAAAGATTTTGATATTGTTGGAATTACACAAACAATTTATGGGTCAATCACTTCACAAAGGTGTGATATTGAGGACCTTAATCTGCTGCAGATTAAGCTCAAGGAGGCATTAACGGGGACGAGGTTTCTCTTGGTCCTTGATGATGTCTGGGACTTAAGTTACATTTCTTGGGATTTATTAAGGCGTCCCTTTGAGAATGAAGCATGTCAAAGTAAGATCATCGTCACTACACGCGACAAACACATTGCATCCATGATGGGTACTCTTCCTGCTCATTATCTAATGGAAATATCCGATGAAGATTGCTGGTTGTTGTTTGTGAAGCACGCCTTTGAAAACGCAGGTACCATTGCACATTCAAATCCTGAAGTGATTCGAAGACAAATTGTTAGGAAATGTAAAGGCAGTCCTTTAGTTGCGAAAACACTCGGGGGTCTCATGCGCTCTGAAAGAAATCTAGATAAGTGGGAACTAATATTGGGCCAAGATCAGCCAGAGACTGCTCACACCGCTCGCATAGAGGGCGGTTGGGAACTCAATGAGTCCTACGCAAATCCTTGCTTGTAATACTCATTTGCATTCAAATAGTGTTGTGGTTAAATTCAGTTTCTACTAAATTTTAAATCTTTAAAAGTGTTTCTAAATTTTTAATGTCACTACTCCGAAATCCTCCAACTTCCTTTGGAGAGCTTAATCACAATCCCTCCCCTGTTTCAGGAAATTGTACAAGAGAGATTATTCCCTCTCAACTCTGCAAGTTTTGTTGGCAATGTTAGAAAACAAGGATAGTAAGCAATGTATCAATTAGGGTGTGGCTATTGCCACcataccattttcttagttcaccctacaaatatttgaattattgaaaaattATATTACCCAAGTTGAAAataactaataagtacactaattttct harbors:
- the LOC133732809 gene encoding putative disease resistance RPP13-like protein 1; amino-acid sequence: MALEVAFGAVLTVLVDRLASRRVVAFIRGKKVNNVGLIRKLKQMLLSANAGLGDAEEKQTRNKAVRAWLGELKDALNEADSLLNEIGSEALRRMLEEAEFGSRSTSEVQNLIDSSDEFDESLKPKILDILDNLEYIVDEKKVLGLRDELTFGLEESLPTTSLQEDSGVLYGRDEDKEIIVKLLLSDDASTSTSNRVRVIPILGRTGIGKTELARSVNNDIRVKNHFDLQAWIWVSKDFDIVGITQTIYGSITSQRCDIEDLNLLQIKLKEALTGTRFLLVLDDVWDLSYISWDLLRRPFENEACQSKIIVTTRDKHIASMMGTLPAHYLMEISDEDCWLLFVKHAFENAGTIAHSNPEVIRRQIVRKCKGSPLVAKTLGGLMRSERNLDKWELILGQDQPETAHTARIEGGWELNESYANPCL